The stretch of DNA CGACGCTGGGCACCGGCTTCATGGTCGAGATCGCCAAGATGCATGGCGGCTCGGAATCGAACATCGACCCCGCCTTCAAGGCGATGGAAAAGCTCAAGCCCAACCTCTCGGCGGTGGCGGCCAATCCCGGCGCGCTCGCCACCCTGTTCCAGCAGGGCCAGGTCGACATCTCGCCCGGCAACTTCAACGCGATCCAGATCCTGAAGGCCAAGGGCGTGCCGGTGGAGTTCGTGGCACCGAAGGAAGGCGCCATCGCGTTCAAGACGCTGATCCAGATCGTGAAGAACTCGCCCAACCGCGAGCTCGCCTTCAAGCTGATCGAGGCGGCGATCTCCGAGCCGGTCCAGACCCGGCTGATGCAGGCGCCCTACCTGGTCGTTCCGACCAACACCAGGGTCAAGATGACCGGCGAGATCGCCCGGGTTCTCGCGAAGGACACCGACGACCTGAAGAAGAAGTTCGTGTTCCAGGACTGGAAGACGATCAACGCGCAGCGCCCGGCCTGGATCGAGCGGTTCAACCGCGAGATCAAGTTGTAACCCTGTATTTGATCACCTCCTCCAGATCTCGAACCCTCCGCGTCATTCCGGGGCCGCGAAGCGGAGCCCGGAATCCATAACCGCGGATGGGACAAGATAAAGCGAACCGCGATCCGTCTCTTTCTGAACGATCTGAGGTTCTGGATTCCGGGCTCCGCTTTCGCG from Methylobacterium aquaticum encodes:
- a CDS encoding ABC transporter substrate-binding protein, whose translation is MLDRRTLLTTALSLGAMELFPGLSYAQARPLVFATFTGSWEEAHKAVLVPAFRKETGNAPIVLDPMLSVDQIAKVSAAKANPPIDVMLHDPGPALTALAQDLVEPYPVERSAAFKELIPDAQDPHGPAAFFQVVGLTYNPDTVKTPPTSWADLWRPEYKGRVGITNMNSTLGTGFMVEIAKMHGGSESNIDPAFKAMEKLKPNLSAVAANPGALATLFQQGQVDISPGNFNAIQILKAKGVPVEFVAPKEGAIAFKTLIQIVKNSPNRELAFKLIEAAISEPVQTRLMQAPYLVVPTNTRVKMTGEIARVLAKDTDDLKKKFVFQDWKTINAQRPAWIERFNREIKL